The stretch of DNA CTGGAGCTTCGCCCCTGACGGTCCGCGCGTGAACAGACCGAAGAGCCCCGAGGAGGTCCCTGCCGTAACGAAAGAATCCACTGATATGAGCAAGGCGATGAAAAAGGCCGGGTTCAAATTCGTCGGGCCGACCACCATATACGCCTACATGCAGTCGATGGGCATCGTCAACGACCATCTGCAAGGCTGCTTCAGATGCCCCGGAACAGGGAACTGATCTGGTTGCCGCCTTGCTGCACCGAAAGCTTGTGTATCATCATTGTCCGCACAGACCCTGACGCAGCATGATGCCGTAGGCTTCGCGGCCACCGCCCTCGCCAGGTGTCAGGTGCGTGCCGTCGTCATAGAAGTACTCAGGATGGCCGTTGCTGACAGAATACCAGTCCAGCAAACCGACGTTCTTGTGTTTGGCGGCCACTGAACGCAGAATCTGGTTGTTGGAATCCTGCCAGCCGGTAGGGGCACGGACAGTGGTGAGATAGAGAGGTTCGTCACCCACCGACGCGATCAGATTCTCCACTTGCTGCTCGTCGGCGATGCTGTCGTTGGTGCCGAGCGCCATGACAACGACGCTGCCGGCCTGGCCTTGCGCCTGATGCTGGTGGAAAAGGTCGGAGCCTGTAGAGAAATGACGGCCGACCATATTGTCCTGCACGCTCGCCGGAATGTGCTCCTGGACGAAATCATGGGCACCCATTTCCACGGAATCGCTGATAATGAGAGGGTTCGCGCTGCACAAGCCGGTCGTAACGTCATACGTCCAGCCTTTGGTATCGAGGTTTTTGGGAACTTTGGCGGCTTTTGGTACCAGACGCGGAGGAAGGTTCAGCGACGGCTTGGGCACTGCCGACCGGCGCAGCGTCAGAAGGTCGCGATTGACCGGTGTGGCAATGCCAAGGCTGCGCTCGACGGAAAGATATTCCTGATGCAAAACCGTTGAACGTTTGGCGGCAATCTGGTTGAAATCAACCGGAAGCGCCGTGCATGCCACCACCGCGACGACACCGCATGTGGCGAGAATCTTGGTGACCAGTCGCATCTCACGCAACGGCACCTTGTTCTCCGGAACCACTTTTCGAACTACTTCAGCTGCCTGATAGAAGGCCTCGCAGGCAGCCCAAAGCACCATGAACTGAATGATCCATTCCCACCAGCGCAGCGGCTGCGTACGGACGGCAGGGTTCATGAACTCCAGCAACGGGTAATGGACCAGATACATCGAAAAGGAACGTGACCCGATATAGCGCAGGACCCGCAAGCCCATGAGCGAACGGCAAAGATTGCCCGGAACCAGGACAATGGCGAGAAGCGAGGCGACGATCAGAGCCACGGCTTGGAAACCGCCGCGGTAAAGCATGGCATCGTTCCCGCTACAAACGCAATACAAGATAATCAGCGCGGCAAGGAGACAGCACCCTGCTCCGGCGAGCAGAAGATTTGCAGGAGTCGCCCAACGCGGGGCACCTGATCGTTCCGTGTCCGTTGCGTCGGCTTTTTGGCCATGCTTTGTTTGCGCCTGTTCGACCATGAACGCGAGCAAAGCTCCGATCATCAATTCCGAAAAGCGTGTGTCAAGACCGTAATAGACGCGTGACACGTCGGCACCGGGCGTATAGAGCAATACCATCTCAGCCGTAGAGGCGACGGCGAGCAGCAAGGTGATCAGGAATCGTGCGCGCAGCTTGAGATGGAGACGATGCATGAGCCAGAGCAGGGAAATCCAGACCAGATAGAACTGCATGGTGAGCGCGAGAAACCACAGGTGCGTAAGCGGCGATGGAAGTCCTGCGGCGCTGAAATAGGAAACCTTGCGGAAGATATAGACCCAATTGCTGGCGTAGAAGGCGCTGGGCAACGCGTCGATATGCAGTTTTGGCAGCA from Bifidobacterium sp. ESL0800 encodes:
- a CDS encoding acyltransferase family protein; protein product: MLGHTVNGPKTAEMNVSDSSRVPDASRPSRNNAIDGLRALAIIGVVAYHVRPSLLNGGFLGVTIFFVISGFLITGSVERRMSSSQGFHYASYIWRKIKRLTFPLLSLIALVVPAAYLLSPGMLPKLHIDALPSAFYASNWVYIFRKVSYFSAAGLPSPLTHLWFLALTMQFYLVWISLLWLMHRLHLKLRARFLITLLLAVASTAEMVLLYTPGADVSRVYYGLDTRFSELMIGALLAFMVEQAQTKHGQKADATDTERSGAPRWATPANLLLAGAGCCLLAALIILYCVCSGNDAMLYRGGFQAVALIVASLLAIVLVPGNLCRSLMGLRVLRYIGSRSFSMYLVHYPLLEFMNPAVRTQPLRWWEWIIQFMVLWAACEAFYQAAEVVRKVVPENKVPLREMRLVTKILATCGVVAVVACTALPVDFNQIAAKRSTVLHQEYLSVERSLGIATPVNRDLLTLRRSAVPKPSLNLPPRLVPKAAKVPKNLDTKGWTYDVTTGLCSANPLIISDSVEMGAHDFVQEHIPASVQDNMVGRHFSTGSDLFHQHQAQGQAGSVVVMALGTNDSIADEQQVENLIASVGDEPLYLTTVRAPTGWQDSNNQILRSVAAKHKNVGLLDWYSVSNGHPEYFYDDGTHLTPGEGGGREAYGIMLRQGLCGQ